The stretch of DNA TGTAGGGGGTGACCAGGGCGATCCGCCTGGCCCCCAGTTCTGTGAGTGCTTCGAGGGCTGCTCCTGATGTGGTGAGTGACGGGACCTCGCCCGCCGTCGACATGGCTTCACACATCGCTCTCTCGCCGGCGGTGCCGCCGACGAAACTGCCCGAAGTACAGGCGTACGCGAGGACTTCGGGTTCCGCAGCGCTGAGCGCGCGCACCGCGTGACCGAGGGTCTCGTGTTCACTGACCAGGCGTGCGAGGTCGAGGCTGACCTCGACGGGGACGTACGGCGTGCGGGTGAGGTGGAGCGACACCTCGTCGGGGACCCACCGCCACAGTTCGCGGTCCAGCGCGAAATCGAAGGGAGCGACGACACCGACACCGCGTTGCGGGTGTGGTCCGCCCAGAAAGGAGACGTCCATGAGCAGGCCCCAAGTTCAATCGTGCTTGCAGAGGGCCGGCCAGCGGCCGGGGAAGAGCTGTCCGGGCCAATGAGATGCCCGGGGAACGAAGCCGGTGGATGGATGCCGGCGGAGGCCGGGACGTCGGGACTTGGGCAACCGCGCCTCGTGGGCCACGCCCGTCGGGAACGGGTCGTGGGCGCCGCGCGGGTCTGGCCGAGTGTGCTGCGTACAGGTGGTGCCGGATCGTACGACTTGCTGTGCGGGCCGCCCGTGGTCCGTCACACGGCCCTGACCGACCGTCACCTTTGGTGGCGGACCGCATACGGATCGTACGGGTGGATACCTGCGCCGTACCGGCGTTTGCCGATACTTTTGCTCAAGGGTGAGACCCCGGCGCTCATATGCGGAGCCCTGTTGACGACGGTAGGTTCGGGTGCCAGCGTGGTCAATCCGTACTGTCAATCCGTACTTGTCACACGGTTTCCCGCACAGGCCGCGAAGGCCGTCCCCCCTCGGAAGCGGGACAGGTCCTCGCAGGTCGTCCGGGTGCGCCCCACCCACCGCACACAACCGACCGATCACAAGAAAAGCGGACCCGGATTGCGAAACGGTTTCCCCTCGATGTCCGAAGCCACCATCCTCGTGCTCGACGCAGAACCACCGCCCAGACTCGGCAGGTTGACCGGCAGGGCGAGGATCCTGCACGCCGACGAGCAGTCACTCGCGCGCCAGCTCCCCCTCGCCGATGTGCTGCTCGTGTGGGACTTCCTCTCCGACGCGGTACGGGACGCCTGGCCCGGCGAGGGCCACAGGCCCGAGTGGGTGCACACCGCCAGTGCGGGGGTGGACCGGCTCATGTGTCCGGAACTCGCCGCCTCCGACACCGTGGTGACCAACGCGCGGGGCGTCTTCGACGTACCGATCGCGGAGTACGTGGCGACGCTGATCCTGGCCTTCGCCAAGGATCTGCCCCGCACTTGGCGGTACCAGCGGGACAGACAGTGGCGCCACAGGGAGACCCGGAGGGTCACGGGGACCAAGGCGTGCGTGGTGGGCTCGGGGCCGATCGGGCACGCCATCGCGGCGACACTCAGGGCGCTCGGCATCACTACGGCGCTCGTCGGCCGATCGGCGCGCGCCGGGGTGCACGCCCCGGAGGACCTTGACCGGCTGCTGACGCGGGCGGACTGGGTGGTGGCCGCGGCGCCGTTGACCGACGCCACCCGGTCCATGTTCGACGCGCGGCGGTTCGGCGTCATGCAGCCGTCGGCGCACTTCGTGAACATCGGGCGTGGCGCGCTCGTGGTCGAGGAGGATCTCGTCCGCGCGCTGACCTCACGCTGGATCGCGGGGGCCGCCCTCGACGTGTTCCA from Streptomyces tsukubensis encodes:
- a CDS encoding D-2-hydroxyacid dehydrogenase, whose protein sequence is MSEATILVLDAEPPPRLGRLTGRARILHADEQSLARQLPLADVLLVWDFLSDAVRDAWPGEGHRPEWVHTASAGVDRLMCPELAASDTVVTNARGVFDVPIAEYVATLILAFAKDLPRTWRYQRDRQWRHRETRRVTGTKACVVGSGPIGHAIAATLRALGITTALVGRSARAGVHAPEDLDRLLTRADWVVAAAPLTDATRSMFDARRFGVMQPSAHFVNIGRGALVVEEDLVRALTSRWIAGAALDVFQQEPLAPESELWTVPDLLISPHMSGDTVGWRDELGAQFLELYERWESGRPLTNVVDKHRGYVPGH